The Desulfobulbus propionicus DSM 2032 DNA segment GCAGCTTTCTTCAATTTCCCTCGCCTTCTCCTCTTCCAGCCGTAAATTCCTCTTGGTACGCAGTCGCCGGCCATCGATTTCAGCCATGAGATTGGCCACGCCGGCCCCAGGTTTGAGATAGGGTCCACCGTGGGCAAAGGGCCGGACAAACAGTTCGATGCGAAACCCGCTGCCATAGGGGATGATGTGGATGTGGATGGTCGGATCGCTCGCCACCAATTCTGCAGGCAATCCCTCGCCCGGAACCTCGATGGCAGAATGAACGGTCATGAACGATGCCATGTTGCCGATGGCATCAAGTACCTGCCGGCTGGCGGCGAGCGGTACCAACAACCCGTCACGACCGGTGATTTCGGCAACCTTCCGGTGCTCCTCACTGATCAGGATGACCCGGAAGCGGGTGGGCGTTTCCTTCCAGACGGCCACAAGGCCATCGCCTATATCTTGGAAAAAATGAATGAACAGCGAATCGCCCTTTCTTTCGACCACCAGCTCCGGCTCACCGGCGACAATTTCCACCGGTGTTTGCGGCGACCGTTTGAGAAAAACGTGGGGATGGCCGATCAGGGCGGGGAGCGCCTTGACCGGATCAAACGCATAGCCGCCGTTTTTTCCGCCGCCTTGCTCCGCTTGATACAGGGCCGAGCAGATCAAATGGTCCTGTTCCGTCAGATAATCGAGTTCACCTTGTCGGAGCAAACGCTGGAAGGCTATGGTCCGCCCCTTGGTCCAGGTACCGGTTGTTGTCTTTTTTTGTTCCTTGGGCAACAATTCCAGCGTTCCCTCACCATACTCAACCAACCAGCAGAGACGCGTCAGCCGTTCAGGTTCCCTGATTTTCCTGGTGACTTCGATCAACTCCTGCAAACTTTGCTTCCAGGTTCCATGGGGAGCAATGATGTGGGTCAGGTAGCGACATTGCAATTCGCCAGCCAGCTCGACAGCGGCTTGGTGCATCCCGGTGTGCTCTTCATCAAGGGCCGCCAATAATTCCGCTGATTCCATGGCTACCCAGAGAAAACCGTGTGCACGGCCCTGGTCGTAGAGTTGCCGCAGCATCGTCTGGAAATCGGGCGGGATCTCCACCCCCATCCAGTAAAGCGATAACAGGGCGACGAGAGAGGTAAGGCTCCGCTTGTCGGCAACCAAATCCTTGGTCAAGGCAAGCATATCGGGCAGCATTTCATCCGTCGAGCGGAGCACGGCATCGAGAAACCGGTAAGGAATTTCCTCGGGGCAGCCGTTGCACCGCTTCAAGACGACGGCGACCGCCTCACGGGCGCGTTCACGGTCGCCGGGCTGATCGCGATCCAGCAGGGCAAAAAGACAATACAGGCCGGTAATGCCGTAAAAAAAACAGGGGTCGTTGCCCGCGTATTGCTGCAAATGGTCCAAATCTTCGGCGAACAATTCCAGAGCGACTTCCGTTTCCCCTTGCAGGAAGGCCACGGAACCGGCAAATCCCGAGCCGAAGAACGAATCGTTGTATCGCTTCAGCAACTGTTGCAACGCATCGAACCGTCCCTGCAACAGGTAACAGCTGGCCAGGATACGACGGAACGGCACCCGTTCATCGGGAGCAATGGTCTGGGCCTGTTCATCTTCGAGATAAGCGTGGAGAGCGGGAAAATGATGCAGCTTTTCCTGAGAATAGCGAATGACCTGGTCGAGCAAGAAAAATTGAAAGGACCCGGGCAACGAGGCAAACCACTTGGCGTCAAAGGCTCGGGCGGCCACAAGAACAGCGGGAGGCTCGGCATCGTAATAGGGCTTGCCTTCGCCTTCTAAAAAAAGCAGCGCCGTGTCTAGCTTGTCAAAGTCCTGGGTATAGAGGCCGATTCGGAACTGGCGCAGGGCGCGCCAGCATCGGGTTGGCCATTTACCATGCATATAATCGACCGGCGCCGCTCGTTCGATCAGCGCGGCCAATTGAGGAAAACGTCCGCGATCAACCGCCTGCCGGGTCAGGGTTTCCGCTAACATCGGGGGGCATTGATTCTTGCCATTCAAAAATCCCTTACGTCGCAGTCGACTAACCATTTCACCGAGCTCTTCACTGCTGAGGCGTCGATCTTCAAGGAGCGCGGGGTCAAGAGCACTCAAACAGCGGGCCAGAAAGCTGACGGAAACCGGCTCGTAAATGACGGATATGAGCTGGAGCACAAGTTGCTCGATCGCGGGAAGCGCGGCAAGGCTTTGAAGAGCGGCAGACTCCTTGACTGCAGGAACGTGGGCGGCAGGGGGATGGGGTACGGCAGATGCTTTCAAAATAAATGTTGGGAGGGGCAAAAGTTACATGATGGCTACGGGACAGGGAATGAGCACAGACAGGAAAACGGCCGATCTCCATCGTGGCCTCGCCAAATCTGCGCAACAGTGCGGCAAAAGGGAATGTTCTCCTCTAGGGGACGACGTGTTCTTGATTGAAAGCGCAGCAGTACATGCTCATCACTGCAACATCTTGGTATTCGTCCAAATTTTAGCTTCTTTTCTCAATTGATCAATCCAGTCGGCCATCAATGTATTCTTGTGCGCGGCGAGCAACTGCTGTTCCAGAGCCTGCCGCTTGGCGGCATCCGTGTCGCCTTGTCCGCGACGGGATTCAAGGATTTGGTAAAGATAACAAGTGTTCCCCTCGACAATGACCTTGTCTGGGAATGCACCCTGCCCCAAACGGGCAAAGGCATCACGGCGAATCTCTTCAGGAACACCGTTTGCTGGGCCGGTTCGCTTCAAATAGGCGGACTCCTTCCGCTCCACATCAGACGGAAACCGCTGCTGCTCCTTGGCGGTTTTAAGCATCTGTTCGGCGGCGCTCCGCGCAAGCTCCACGCTTTTCTCCTTGATGAAATCGGCAGCAACGCGCTCGCGAACAATGGCAAGCTCGGGAACCACGGATTCCCTGGCATCCTCCACAAAGATTATGGCATAGCCTGTCGCCGTTTCCACGATGGAGCTCAGTTCCCCCTTATGCAGCGCGAAGGCTGACTGCAAAAAAGCGGGATCGCTGATCAAGGTATCTTTAGGTGGCTTGTCCTGTTGAAAGAAATCGGTCCGATGAACGGCAACTGCGTTTTTTTCACTGTATTTTGTCAAGCTGCCGGCACGGATGATTTCCTCGTAGGCGGTCGATGCCTTTTTGAAGGTAATGGCCTTGACTCCTTGCCGCTCCAATTCTGCGCGAATCGAAGCACGCACCTCCTCCAGGGAGCGGGTCGTGGCCGGTTTTATCTCTTCGAGCTTGACGAGGTGATACCCATAGGGCGTTTCCACAACACCGCTGATCTCGCCCGTGCGCAGCGAGAACACGCTTCGCTCAAAAGGCTCAACCATCTGACCACGGCTGAAAAAACCAAGATCGCCACCCTTCTCTTTCGAGGTATCCTCGGAAAACTGCTTGGCCAAGAGGGCGAAATCCCCCCCTCCTCGGATCTGCGCCAACACCTTTTCCGCAGCCGCCTTTTTCGCGGCCTTGGTCTCTGCGGTGTCGCCATCTGCTATCTTAAATAGGATATGGCGCGCCCGTCGCTGCTCGGGAGTGGCATAGAGCTCGGCATGCTCCTGATAATATCTCTGTACAGCCTCGTCGTTGACAGCCACCGCTTTCAGATCATCGGCAAAAGGAAAAGACAAGTAGGCCAATTTGCTCTGTGGCGGTGTCTTATATTGCTGCTTGGTCTGTTCATACCAAGATTGCAGGCTCGCATCGTCTACTTTGACCTGCGGTTCGTAGGCGCTGCTCCTCACCGTGGTGTAGGCAAGCTTGACTTCTTGATCCAGGAACTCAACCCAGTTGTCCAACTCGGCAGCGGAAACAGTGGCAAAGGCGCCGAGAGATTCGACAGCGCGGTTCATCAACAAGTCGTTGCCGATTCCTGCCTCAAACGATGTGGGCGACAAGCGGTTCTGTGCAAGCACCGTCTTGTATCGGTCCAAGTCGAACCGACCGTTCTCGTCGCGGAATACCTCCAAATCTTGGATCTTGCGCTGGGTCGCTTCTTTACTGATCGTCATCCCCATTTTTTCAGCGCCTTGTCGAAGCAGTTCCGACTGGATCAGCTGATTGAGCACCTGATCCTTGACGCCGAGGCTTTCCACAAATTTCTCCGGCAGTTGACCGCCGAATTGCTGTTTATAGCCCTCGATCGCTCGTTCGTAGTTCTGCTGAAAATCTCGATAGGAGATCTCCTTGCCGTTGACGACGGCCACAGCATTGGGATTGTCATTGAGATTGGTGCCCACCCCCCAGAAAATGAAAACAATAGCGATGATCACCACAATCGATTGAACGACAATCGACTGTGCATTTTTCCTGATAATATTCAGCATGATAGAAGCACCTCCCAGAGGCCAGGCCAGATCCCAAGTTTTTTCGGAGCGAGCATTATGTTCAATTTCTCAGCAAGTTACCAGAGAAAAATGCACAGCCATTCCAGCAAAAAGTGCTTGAGACCTCATTCAAAAAAAACAGGGTGTTTGCTTGACAAAGCCCCCCCCCTATAGTAATTAACTGGTGATTTTTCAGATTAGGAATTCATTACTCATCCATATTAAACGCTTTGGCCAAGGAGGAACACATGGCAACTATTGAGCACAAAGGAAAAACCTACGAGGTGGACGAAGACGGCTTCCTGTTGAAAGGTGCTGAAGAGTGGGACGAGAACTGGGTCGATTATGTAAAGACCGTTGAAGGTATCGTTGACATCACCGATGAGCACCAGAAAGTTATCGATGCCCTGCAAGAGTACTACAAGAAGAATGGTATTGCTCCGATGGTTCGTATCCTTTCCAAGACCACTGGATTTCCGCTGAAACGTATCTATGAACTGTTCCCGTCCGGACCTGGCAAGGGAGCCTGTAAGATGGCTGGTTTGCCGAAACCGACCGGTTGCGTCTGATCGTTCGTTTCCCACGCGTTAGCAAAAAGGCTGCCTTTTCAGGCAGCCTTTTTTTATGCCCACTGCGATCCTTCCCTAAAAACGTTTTCTAAAAAAACGGCTCGCCGACTAAAAGGACATTTCCAGAAAGTGGGCATGAAACCGGGTCATATCCTGGCCGCATTTGCCACAGATGAACTTCACGTCCCCATAAATCTCTGTCGTGTTTTCTTGAGGGGTAAACGATCCATCACCATTTTGCAGATAATGGGTCGTCACCAGGACATTCTCGGCAATCTCAACAAAATTCTTATTGTTGCCGCACTGCGGACAAACAATGCGTCCTGCGGGCTCACCGGTCGGAACATGGACTTTTTTCATAGAATTCTATCTGGTTGAACGGCACATCACATCGCCCTCTCCTGCGGAGAACAGGCTGCGGTTATCGCCTATGATCACGAAGCATACCAAATGACAAAAGGATCATCCGTCTTCCCTTGCAGCAAGGTTTCATTATATTCGACATGGGTCACGCGAGATAAGGGAGAACCGATGGACAACCACGCGAGCAACAAATCGACGTTGTCTGCTGCGCCCTCGCACTGTACCTCCACTGTCCCATCCGGCAAGTTTCTCACCCACCCGGAAAGTCCAAGCCGCATGGCCTCCCTGCGTGTGTACTCGCGAAAAGCGACCCGTTGCACTCGTCCATGCACCCGGGCGTGAATTCTTTTTCGTTCCATTAGGCCCTGGCCACCAAGGGAAGAAACTGTTGCTCGGTGAGGATCGGCAGCCCCATTTCTTTCGCCTTCTTCAGCTTGCTGCCCGCTTTTTCACCGCTAACCACATCGGTGACCCGGTGACTCATGCTGGTGGCCACCTGCGCGCCAAGGGCCTTGACCAACTGTTTGGCCTCGTCCCTTGAAAGGGTTTGCAATGTTCCGGTGAACAAAAAGACCCGCCCGGTCAGGGGCGCCCCCCCCGCAGTCGACGACCTGATGACGACTCCGGCCCGATTGAGCTGTTCAACCATGGCAACGGTGAGCGGATCCTGGAAATATTCGATCACGGAATCCGCTGTTTGTTCGCCAATCCCCTCAACGCGGAGCAATGCCTCCTTTTTCGCCGCCATCAGCTCGCGCAACTCACGAAAATGCTCCGCCAACACCGAAGCGGTCACCTCACCCACATGGCGAATCCCGAGTGCGGCGATAAATTGGGCCAGGGGCAGGGATCTTCGTTGTTCAATGGCCTCGAGAATATTGCGGGCCGATTTTTCCCCCCAGCCATCAAGACTGGCCAGTTTGTCCATCCGAAGGTTAAAGAGATCGGGGATGGAGCGGACCAGCCCCTCACGGACAAGTTGTTCAACATTTTTTTTTCCGAGCCCCTCGATGTCGAGGCCGCTCTTGCCGGCAAAATGAATCAATTTTTGCACCTGCTGGGCAGGGCAATCGGGATTGACGCAGCGGATGGCCGCCTCATCCGGTTTCTGGACCAGAGGCTGGCCACACTCGGGACACTCAGCGGGAAAGAGGATCGGCACCTGCCTGCCATCTCGTTTTTCGGCAATCACCTTGACAATCTCGGGAATAACATCGCCAGCCCGTTGAACGAGCACCGTATCATAACGATAGAGATCTTTGCGTACAATCTCGTCCTGGTTATGGAGCGTCGCCCGCTTAACCACAACCCCATCAATCTCGACTGGCCGGAGATGCGCCACAGGGGTGATGGCCCCAGTCCGTCCCACTTGAAACTCGACCCGTTCGACAACGGTGGTCGCCTGGGTAGCGGGAAATTTCCATGCCACCGCCCAGCGCGGAGCGCGCGCCGTCGTTCCCAAACGTTGCTGCAGGCCAAGATCGTTTATCTTGACCACAATGCCGTCAATTTCATAGGTCAGGTCATGACGAGCCCCCAACATGAAATGATACCGTTGCCTGATTTCCTCCTCGGTCGCACAAACCTGCACCAACGGGTTGACGGGAAAGCCGAGCCTGGCCAGACCATGAAAGACTTCCTCCTGACTCTTCGCCGCCAAAGAATCGGGATTGGCAACCCCATACACAAAAAAATCCAACCGGCGACGGGCGGTGATTCGCGGATCCAATTGGCGCAAAGAGCCGGCAGCGGCATTCCTTGGATTGGCGAACAGCGGCTCGCCCGCTTCCTGCCGTTGCTGATTGAGCAGCTGGAATCCCTGCTTGGATAAGAAAACCTCACCGCGGACAATCAATTCCTCCGCCCCCCCGATGCCCTCGTTGTTGATGAAACGCAAGGGGATAGACGGAACGGTTTTCAATTGTGCCGTAATATCCTCACCGACAAGCCCATCTCCTCTGGTTGAACCGACGGCCAGCATACCTTGGCGATAGACCAGTTCAACCGCCAAGCCGTCCAGCTTTGGTTCGGTCATGAAACACAGCGGCCCGTCAGCTTTAAGAAAACGGAACGATTTGTCGACAAAGGCAGCAAGCTCCTGCACATCAAAAATATTGTCCAAACTGAGCATCGGCGAGGCATGCTCCACCTGGGCAAAGGAATGCAAAGGGGGGCCACCGACGCGATGGCTGGGCGAGTCTGCGGTGACAAGCTCGGGATATTCTTGTTCGAGTGCCAAAAGTTCCCGAAACAATGCGTCATACTCGCCATCTGAAATAATGGGATCATCAAGTACATAATAGCGATGCGCATGAAACCTGAGCTGCCCGCGCAACTCTTCCAACCGGTCAGCCGCCCTCCCCTTGTCCATGGATCACATATCCTCGATCAACACACCGCCCTTGGCGATACTGTCACGGCTCTCCTCGTCAATAAAAAGCAGGATCGATTCCTTCGGTTTGCCCGCAGCCTCGGAAATCACATCCGTGACCCCTTTGGCGATTTTTTGTTTCTGCTCCTTGGTAAGCTTTCCAGCAACACGGATACTGACATAGGGCATAGGACCACCTCCACATTATAAAAGGATAAACGCGTGTTTTCCATGCAGTGCCTGCTGTGCCAGGAATCGAGGGGCAATGTCCCGGACAGCATTTCCTTTTTGCAAGACAAACACACTGAACACGGGTAAAAGATAGCAGAATTTCAGCAAGACGTCGATGAGGTTTCCGGGGCCCTGCTTCGCTTATCTCATGGGCACACAGGAGGAATGACAAGATGAATGTGATCGTTACCGGGGGGGCCGGGTATATTGGCAGCCATACCTGCCTGGAACTACTCAATGCCGGTTACCAGGTCACGGTCATTGACAACCTCTGCAATGCCAGCCGGGAATCGATCCGGCGAGTCGAGGCATTGACCGGCAAAGCCATCGCTTTCCACGAGGTTGACCTGTGCGACCTCGACGCTCTTCGTGCGGTTTTCAGGCGCACCCCTGAGGCCAAGGCGGTCATTCATTTCGCGGGTCTGAAGGCGGTTGGTGAATCTGTGCAGCATCCCTTGCGCTACTATCGCAACAATCTCGATTCCACCCTCAATCTCTGCCAAGCAATGCGGGAACATGGGGTGACGGACGTGGTTTTTTCCTC contains these protein-coding regions:
- a CDS encoding DEAD/DEAH box helicase gives rise to the protein MLAETLTRQAVDRGRFPQLAALIERAAPVDYMHGKWPTRCWRALRQFRIGLYTQDFDKLDTALLFLEGEGKPYYDAEPPAVLVAARAFDAKWFASLPGSFQFFLLDQVIRYSQEKLHHFPALHAYLEDEQAQTIAPDERVPFRRILASCYLLQGRFDALQQLLKRYNDSFFGSGFAGSVAFLQGETEVALELFAEDLDHLQQYAGNDPCFFYGITGLYCLFALLDRDQPGDRERAREAVAVVLKRCNGCPEEIPYRFLDAVLRSTDEMLPDMLALTKDLVADKRSLTSLVALLSLYWMGVEIPPDFQTMLRQLYDQGRAHGFLWVAMESAELLAALDEEHTGMHQAAVELAGELQCRYLTHIIAPHGTWKQSLQELIEVTRKIREPERLTRLCWLVEYGEGTLELLPKEQKKTTTGTWTKGRTIAFQRLLRQGELDYLTEQDHLICSALYQAEQGGGKNGGYAFDPVKALPALIGHPHVFLKRSPQTPVEIVAGEPELVVERKGDSLFIHFFQDIGDGLVAVWKETPTRFRVILISEEHRKVAEITGRDGLLVPLAASRQVLDAIGNMASFMTVHSAIEVPGEGLPAELVASDPTIHIHIIPYGSGFRIELFVRPFAHGGPYLKPGAGVANLMAEIDGRRLRTKRNLRLEEEKAREIEESCPMLDLAIDFEQENKREWHLLDPEECLQVLLEIEEIKDRVILEWPEGEKLAVRRQAGVNQLNLNIRTSQQDWFSLSGQLEIDQDEVMELKTLLDKVRETRSRFIPMGEGQFIALTQEFRNRLEELILYGTTQPGSDNEVKIHPLAAIALEELTHQAQTTADKGWRQRLQAIAEAQEMTPKVPSTLKAELREYQREGFVWMSRLAHLGVGACLADDMGLGKTLQSIAVILSLAHQGPSLVVAPTSVCMNWETEVRRFAPTLTFHMFSEANRDEIIPTLGKFDLLVTSYTLLQQEIELLAQVKWQSIVLDEAQAIKNAATKRSKAAMRLDGRFRLITTGTPIENHLGELWNLFSFINPGLLGTYKQFNRRFGIPIEKHHDREARRTLKKLIRPFMLRRIKSQVLEELPPRTEITLRVEMQPQELQFYEALRQQAIENIEGSSEKTGRHLRILAEIMRLRRACCNPRLINDQVDIPSTKLQVFAETVEELLGGGHKALIFSQFTGHLALIRDFLDDRGISYKYLDGTTPAKERQQQVERFQAGEGDLFLISLKAGGLGLNLTAADYVIHMDPWWNPAVEDQAADRAYRIGQKRPVTVYRLVTANTIEEKIVRLHQEKRDLANSLLEGADVSSRISAEELLELIRAN
- a CDS encoding SurA N-terminal domain-containing protein codes for the protein MLNIIRKNAQSIVVQSIVVIIAIVFIFWGVGTNLNDNPNAVAVVNGKEISYRDFQQNYERAIEGYKQQFGGQLPEKFVESLGVKDQVLNQLIQSELLRQGAEKMGMTISKEATQRKIQDLEVFRDENGRFDLDRYKTVLAQNRLSPTSFEAGIGNDLLMNRAVESLGAFATVSAAELDNWVEFLDQEVKLAYTTVRSSAYEPQVKVDDASLQSWYEQTKQQYKTPPQSKLAYLSFPFADDLKAVAVNDEAVQRYYQEHAELYATPEQRRARHILFKIADGDTAETKAAKKAAAEKVLAQIRGGGDFALLAKQFSEDTSKEKGGDLGFFSRGQMVEPFERSVFSLRTGEISGVVETPYGYHLVKLEEIKPATTRSLEEVRASIRAELERQGVKAITFKKASTAYEEIIRAGSLTKYSEKNAVAVHRTDFFQQDKPPKDTLISDPAFLQSAFALHKGELSSIVETATGYAIIFVEDARESVVPELAIVRERVAADFIKEKSVELARSAAEQMLKTAKEQQRFPSDVERKESAYLKRTGPANGVPEEIRRDAFARLGQGAFPDKVIVEGNTCYLYQILESRRGQGDTDAAKRQALEQQLLAAHKNTLMADWIDQLRKEAKIWTNTKMLQ
- a CDS encoding TusE/DsrC/DsvC family sulfur relay protein, with amino-acid sequence MATIEHKGKTYEVDEDGFLLKGAEEWDENWVDYVKTVEGIVDITDEHQKVIDALQEYYKKNGIAPMVRILSKTTGFPLKRIYELFPSGPGKGACKMAGLPKPTGCV
- a CDS encoding acylphosphatase — protein: MERKRIHARVHGRVQRVAFREYTRREAMRLGLSGWVRNLPDGTVEVQCEGAADNVDLLLAWLSIGSPLSRVTHVEYNETLLQGKTDDPFVIWYAS
- the ligA gene encoding NAD-dependent DNA ligase LigA, encoding MDKGRAADRLEELRGQLRFHAHRYYVLDDPIISDGEYDALFRELLALEQEYPELVTADSPSHRVGGPPLHSFAQVEHASPMLSLDNIFDVQELAAFVDKSFRFLKADGPLCFMTEPKLDGLAVELVYRQGMLAVGSTRGDGLVGEDITAQLKTVPSIPLRFINNEGIGGAEELIVRGEVFLSKQGFQLLNQQRQEAGEPLFANPRNAAAGSLRQLDPRITARRRLDFFVYGVANPDSLAAKSQEEVFHGLARLGFPVNPLVQVCATEEEIRQRYHFMLGARHDLTYEIDGIVVKINDLGLQQRLGTTARAPRWAVAWKFPATQATTVVERVEFQVGRTGAITPVAHLRPVEIDGVVVKRATLHNQDEIVRKDLYRYDTVLVQRAGDVIPEIVKVIAEKRDGRQVPILFPAECPECGQPLVQKPDEAAIRCVNPDCPAQQVQKLIHFAGKSGLDIEGLGKKNVEQLVREGLVRSIPDLFNLRMDKLASLDGWGEKSARNILEAIEQRRSLPLAQFIAALGIRHVGEVTASVLAEHFRELRELMAAKKEALLRVEGIGEQTADSVIEYFQDPLTVAMVEQLNRAGVVIRSSTAGGAPLTGRVFLFTGTLQTLSRDEAKQLVKALGAQVATSMSHRVTDVVSGEKAGSKLKKAKEMGLPILTEQQFLPLVARA
- a CDS encoding tautomerase family protein, which gives rise to MPYVSIRVAGKLTKEQKQKIAKGVTDVISEAAGKPKESILLFIDEESRDSIAKGGVLIEDM